One segment of Triticum aestivum cultivar Chinese Spring chromosome 2A, IWGSC CS RefSeq v2.1, whole genome shotgun sequence DNA contains the following:
- the LOC123191278 gene encoding uncharacterized protein — protein MDGGGSAMEHGRTTSMPGQVGSGIERLHGSSSMRCTQSSLGSAPAPDARAGFRQAGHGDGSAPYVNRVSIGEARRRETVNPDNEDNILMGNGSAPRETTWKGLISNDIYYIWNHGPKFGGGFDYRYFPLITRGGGATRFREHLGGIPGDVRECPNVPRNIRAAMRESRDDSMRRKREKKNRRFHLERDIMEGLYDGEGVINIEDDEEEIQAALRETLRDKNVSRAVERRCGSGSGVRVSLGKQSITAYFDKELSSNKVSMQPKINTALNVESKDVLGQAWAKFFHANDIAGLKANCPYFRAAVKITQNLGPAPVPTAKEIDGIYLDKNYEEAEQWLNMFKQDWRNYGVTVVCDSWTGPTGMSLINFMVYCNARMFFHKSIDASGQSQTADTC, from the exons ATGGACGGTGGTGGCAGCGCCATGGAGCACGGCCGCACAACTTCGATGCCGGGGCAGGTGGGCTCGGGCATTGAACGGCTCCATGGGAGCAGCAGCATGCGGTGCACCCAGTCAAGCTTGGGCAGTGCCCCGGCGCCGGACGCACGCGCTGGTTTCCGGCAAGCTGGACATG GTGATGGAAGTGCGCCCTATGTTAATAGGGTGAGCATCGGTGAAGCTAGAAGGAGGGAAACTGTCAACCCCGACAACGAAGATAACATTCTGATGGGGAATGGTTCAGCTCCAAGAGAGACAACTTGGAAAG GGCTTATAAGCAATGACATCTATTATATTTGGAACCATGGCCCCAAGTTTGGTGGGGGATTTGATTATCGGTACTTCCCTCTAATCACTAGAGGGGGAGGTGCAACACGCTTTAGGGAGCACCTTGGAGGTATACCAGGTGATGTGAGGGAGTGTCCTAATGTTCCAAGAAATATCCGTGCTGCAATGAGGGAATCCCGGGATGACTCAATGcggaggaagagggaaaagaaaaaTCGCAGATTTCATTTGGAAAGGGATATCATGGAAGGGTTGTACGATGGAGAAGGGGTGATAAATATtgaagatgacgaggaagagatTCAGGCTGCACTTCGGGAGACACTAAGAGACAAGAATGTCTCTCGCGCAGTTGAGAGGAGGTGTGGGAGTGGCAGTGGTGTTCGTGTGTCTCTTGGGAAACAGAGTATCACAGCATACTTTGACAAGGAATTGTCAAGCAACAAAGTATCAATGCAGCCAAAGATCAACACTGCTTTGAATGTTGAGTCAAAAGATGTACTTGGCCAAGCTTGGGCAAAGTTTTTTCATGCTAATGACATTGCTGGTCTGAAAGCAAATTGTCCCTATTTTCGTGCGGCTGTCAAGATAACTCAAAACCTTGGCCCGGCTCCTGTTCCAACTGCCAAGGAGATTGATGGGATATATTTGGACAAGAATTATGAAGAAGCTGAGCAGTGGTTGAACATGTTCAAGCAAGACTGGAGGAACTATGGTGTAACTGTGGTGTGTGACTCATGGACAGGGCCTACTGGTATGAGTCTCATCAATTTCATGGTGTATTGCAATGCACGGATGTTCTTTCATAAATCCATTGATGCTTCTGGTCAATCTCAGACTGCAG ATAcgtgctga